The genome window GTGTTGAGGGGGACGAGCACCGCGCCCGCCGAGACCGCGCCGAGCGCGGAGACGATCCAGTCGAGGGAGTTGGGCGCCCAGAGCGCGACCCGGTCGCCGACCCGGACCCCGTTCGCGACGCACGCCGCCGCCGCGCGTTCCACCCGCGCGCCCAACTCCGCGTACGACACCCGCGTACGCCCGTCGACGACGGCCTCGGCCCCGCCGAACCGCTCGGCCGCCGACCGGACCAGCCCCGGGACGGTCCCCCACACCAGATCTCCGCGCCCCTCCACGTCACCGCTCACCGCAGGCCTCCGTACCGAGCACCGATAGCTGACTACCTGACTTCCTGACTACCCGTCAGATTAGCTGTACCCTGACGGACTGTCAGCAGACGTAATGCCCCTGCGCGGAGGTGTGTGCTCCGCGGCCCCTGTGCGGAGGTGTGCCCTCATGGCTCCCATGGCTCCCATGGCTCCCATGACCGTGCTCAAGGACGCGACGGCGATCGTCGGCATCGGCCAGACCCCCTTCGCCAGACAACTCCCGGAGACCGAACGGATGTTGGCGTGCCGGGCGATCCTCGCCGCACTCGACGACGCCGGGCTCGCCCCGGACGAGGTGGACGCGCTCGCCTCCTACACGATGGAGGAGACGGACGAGGTCGAGGTGGCGAAGGCCCTCGGTCTCGGCGACCTCACCTTCTTCAGCAAGGTCGGCTACGGCGGCGGCGGGTCGTGCGCCACGGTCGCGCATCTCGCCGCCGCGATCGCCACCGGACAGGCCACGGTCGGCGTCGCCTGGCGGTCCCGGAAGCGCGGCTCGGGCCCCCGCCCGTGGAAGAACACGACCGTCCAACTCCCCACGCCCGCCCAGTGGACACGCCCGTACGGCCTGCTGCGCCCCGCCGACGAGATAGCCATGCTGGCCCGCCGCCATATGCACGAGTACGGCACCACCCGCGACCACCTCTTCAACGTGGCCCTGGCCTGCCGCAACCGGGCGAACCAGAACCCGGCGGCGATGATGTACGAGCGCCCGCTGACCCGCGAGATGTACATGAACTCCCGCTGGATCAGCGAACCTCTCTGCCTCTTCGACAACTGCCTGGAAACGGACGGGGCGTTGGCGTGCGTCCTGGTCTCCGCCGAACGCGCCCGCGACTGCCGCCGCACCCCGGTGTACGTCCACTCGGCCGCCCAGGGCCTGCCCGCCCAGCACCACGGCATGGTCAACTACTGGAACGACGACCCGCTGACCGGCCCCGCCTGGACCGCCGCCCGTCACCTCTGGAAGCACGCGGACCTCACCCCGGACGACATCGACGTGGCCCAGATCTACGACGCGTTCACCGCCCTCATCCCGCTCTCCCTGGAGGGCTACGGCTTCTGCGCGCGCGGCGAGGGCGGCGCCTACACCGAGGGCGGCGCCCTGGAGATCGGCGGCCGGCTCCCCCTCAACACCTCCGGCGGCGGCCTCAGCGAGGCGTACGTCCACGGCTTCAACCTGATCACCGAGGGCGTCCGGCAACTGCGCGGCACGAGCACCGCCCAGGTGCCGGACGCGGCGACCTGCCTGGTGACGGCGGGCGAAGGCGTGCCGACCTCCGCGCTGCTGCTCCGCAACTGAACGAGCCGACGAGAACGGGGAGTTGACTGACATGCTGACGCCACTCGTGGACGACGACGGCGCCCCCTTCTGGAAATACGCCGCCGAGGGCGAACTCCGCGTCCAGGCCTGCGCGGACTGCGGCGAACTCCGCTTCCCGCCCCGCCCCTGCTGCCCCCACTGCCGTTCCTTCGCGACGGAGTGGCGCCGGGTGAGCGGCCGGGGCCGCGTCTGGTCGTACGTCCTCCCGCACCCGCCCCTTCTCCCCGACTACGCCGAGCAGGCCCCGTACAACGTCGTCCTCGTCGAACTCACCGACGCGCCGCACATCCGCCTGGTCGGCAACCTGGTGACCGCCCCGGGCGCCCGGCTGGACTCGGTGCCGGTGGAGCGGATCCGGATCGGGGCGAGAGTGCGGGTGGTGTTCACGTCCACCGGCCTCCCCCAATGGGTGCTGGAGCGCCCATGACCCTGCTCACGACAACGGACAAGGCCACAGCCGTAGCCCTCGTCACACTGAACCGCCCGACCCGCCTCAACGCGATCGACCTCCCGACGGCGGAGCAACTCAGCACAATGTGGCGGGAGTTGAGGTACGACGACACCGTACGGGCGATCGTCGTGACCGGCGCCGGGGACCGCGCGTTCTGCACCGGCCTCGACCGGGACGCGGCGACGGCCGTCCCCCAGCCGAACTCCCCGTACACGATCGAGGACCCCCTCCTCCGCATCGGCCCGAAGTCGAACGACCTCTGGAAACCACTGATCGCAGCCGTGAACGGCATGGCCTGCGGCGGCGCCTTCTACCTCCTCGGCGAGTCGGACTTCCTCGTCGCCGACCCCGCCGCCACCTTCTTCGACCCCCACACCACCTACGGCATGGTCAGCGCCTTCGAGTCCGTCCTCATGGCCCAGCGCATGCCGTACGGGGAGGCCACGCGGATGGCCCTGATGGGCACCGCCGAGCGGATGTCGGCGCGCCGGGCGTACGAGGTGGGCCTCGTGTCGGAGGTGACGGAACCCGGCGAGTCCGTCACCGCCGCGCTCCGCTGCGCCGAGGTGATCGCCGGGTACCCCCCGGAGGCCGTCCAGGGCACGGTCCGCGCCTGCTGGTCGGCCCGCGAGGCGGCCAGAGCACACGCCCTCGCGTACGCCCCGCATCTGGTCTCGTTGGGCAACCGGACAGGGCAGGAGCAGAGCCAGTTGTTCACGGCGCGGCGGCGGGGCGGATTCCTGACGCGATGAGAACGGACATCCCTGTGCCCGCCGTGGACCGCGCGGCCCCGCGCTCCCCCGCTCGGGACACCCGCACGACGGACACCGTCAACGACGGGACCGGCAATGGCTACTTCACCTCGCACTGCACCCAGGCCCAGAGGGACGTGTAGCCCGCGCGCTCGGTGAAGCCGGAGTTGACGACCGTCCCGCCCGAATTCGTGCATGCTGATATCGCGTCGCCGAAAGTGGGCATGATGATGGTGGTCGTGGCCGCCTGCGCCGGCGCGGCGAAGCCGATCAACGCGGCGACGGTCACCGCGCTCGCGGCCACCACTCGCGGCAGACGCTTCGACGACTGCTGACGCTTCGCTGTCCTGACGGTCATTTCGTCCCCCTGTATTCGCGTGCGGAAAGAGATGGTTCAGGGGAGGGCGGCCTCGCGTGGCCAGTGGGACTGCGACCGACCGTGCGCTTCACCGAAGCCCCCGCCCTCTGTGAGACAGTCTGCCTCATAGCGGGGGTGTGAGTCAACTCGTCTCAGAAACTGCCCGGTGCGGGGAATGTGACGATGGGTCACACCAGCCAGGGGCGGCTTCCCGCACTCCTCCCCCGACACCGCCCGGTGTCGGCCCGCGCGCGGGGTCTCACGAGAAGAGGGCGATCACGGCACCCAGCCGCCCTAGACTCCGAACCATGTCCGAGAAGCGCATTCCATGGCACCCCGTCGAGCCCGTCCCGCACCTCAACGGCGAGATCGCCACCCGGCTGGCCTCAGTGGACGCACTTCAGGTTGCCTGGAAGGCGGTACAGGCATCCGCCTCGCCCGAAGAGGTCGAAGCCTCTCTCAAGCGACGGTTGCGGCGGCACGCCATCGAGACCGGCATCATCGAGCGCCTGTACGACATGAGCTGGGGTGTCACGGAAGCGCTGGTAGCCGAAGGTCTGACCACCGAGGTCGCGTCGGCCGAGGGGG of Streptomyces phaeolivaceus contains these proteins:
- a CDS encoding lipid-transfer protein; protein product: MTVLKDATAIVGIGQTPFARQLPETERMLACRAILAALDDAGLAPDEVDALASYTMEETDEVEVAKALGLGDLTFFSKVGYGGGGSCATVAHLAAAIATGQATVGVAWRSRKRGSGPRPWKNTTVQLPTPAQWTRPYGLLRPADEIAMLARRHMHEYGTTRDHLFNVALACRNRANQNPAAMMYERPLTREMYMNSRWISEPLCLFDNCLETDGALACVLVSAERARDCRRTPVYVHSAAQGLPAQHHGMVNYWNDDPLTGPAWTAARHLWKHADLTPDDIDVAQIYDAFTALIPLSLEGYGFCARGEGGAYTEGGALEIGGRLPLNTSGGGLSEAYVHGFNLITEGVRQLRGTSTAQVPDAATCLVTAGEGVPTSALLLRN
- a CDS encoding Zn-ribbon domain-containing OB-fold protein, producing the protein MLTPLVDDDGAPFWKYAAEGELRVQACADCGELRFPPRPCCPHCRSFATEWRRVSGRGRVWSYVLPHPPLLPDYAEQAPYNVVLVELTDAPHIRLVGNLVTAPGARLDSVPVERIRIGARVRVVFTSTGLPQWVLERP
- a CDS encoding enoyl-CoA hydratase/isomerase family protein; this translates as MTLLTTTDKATAVALVTLNRPTRLNAIDLPTAEQLSTMWRELRYDDTVRAIVVTGAGDRAFCTGLDRDAATAVPQPNSPYTIEDPLLRIGPKSNDLWKPLIAAVNGMACGGAFYLLGESDFLVADPAATFFDPHTTYGMVSAFESVLMAQRMPYGEATRMALMGTAERMSARRAYEVGLVSEVTEPGESVTAALRCAEVIAGYPPEAVQGTVRACWSAREAARAHALAYAPHLVSLGNRTGQEQSQLFTARRRGGFLTR